A part of Melittangium boletus DSM 14713 genomic DNA contains:
- a CDS encoding TolC family protein translates to MRRVPSLFLSCLLLGASTASAGSTAAVAPSAAATRDSLSLDSLPDEDGLAQLLWERSTEFTQARSRVDSAQADLTRTRLLPNPELDLSWNTLPLGPTNPPGLHRLRDVPNYQAGISQLVELGKRGPRQQSARAALASTALDVQSELRERTYDLLERVAAVATAQVRLDELERLTTDAARLTELQRIRQQRGDTAGLDVDRAVLEEAQLQGQLAEEHSHLTEALLECSRVAGLACVPFDHRETAAAFLTRRLARPASEPGDVQQRPDLRALQAQRQSAQADLTLARRGWVPDPTFRAGYVHDRFTESGNQLDSLFVGMSFPLPVFDHGQASARLASAQAEAAERTRQQLTAQAQRDLRALTAQRDALERRRQRVRQQNLPLASTLVERLDAAVKAGGASLQDLLFARRTYGQLLLDAAELDLNAFRLSVALDRAHATGPQAPAELRAHF, encoded by the coding sequence TTGCGCCGCGTTCCGTCCCTGTTCCTCTCCTGTCTGCTCCTCGGGGCCTCCACCGCCTCCGCCGGGTCCACGGCCGCCGTTGCTCCATCGGCCGCCGCTACCCGTGACTCGCTCTCCCTGGACTCCCTGCCCGACGAGGACGGACTCGCCCAGTTGCTGTGGGAGCGCTCCACCGAGTTCACCCAGGCGCGCTCCCGCGTGGACTCGGCCCAGGCGGACCTGACGCGCACCCGGCTGCTGCCCAACCCCGAGTTGGATCTCTCCTGGAACACGCTGCCGCTCGGCCCCACCAACCCGCCGGGGCTCCACCGCCTGCGAGACGTGCCCAATTACCAGGCGGGCATCTCGCAGCTCGTGGAGCTGGGCAAGCGGGGCCCCCGGCAACAATCCGCGCGCGCCGCGCTCGCGTCCACCGCGCTCGACGTGCAGTCGGAGTTGCGCGAGCGCACCTATGACTTGCTGGAGCGCGTGGCGGCGGTGGCCACCGCGCAGGTGCGCCTGGACGAGCTGGAGCGGCTGACCACCGACGCGGCCCGGCTCACCGAGTTGCAGCGCATCCGTCAGCAGCGCGGCGACACCGCGGGCCTGGACGTGGACCGGGCGGTGCTCGAGGAGGCCCAGTTGCAGGGGCAGCTCGCCGAGGAGCACAGCCATCTGACCGAGGCCCTGCTGGAGTGCTCGCGCGTGGCGGGCCTCGCGTGCGTGCCCTTCGACCACCGGGAGACGGCGGCCGCCTTCCTCACCCGGCGCCTGGCGCGTCCAGCCTCCGAGCCCGGAGACGTCCAGCAGCGGCCCGACCTGCGTGCGCTCCAGGCCCAGCGCCAGAGCGCCCAGGCGGACCTCACGCTCGCGCGGCGCGGCTGGGTGCCGGACCCCACGTTCCGCGCCGGGTATGTCCATGACCGCTTCACCGAGTCGGGCAACCAGCTCGACTCCCTCTTCGTGGGGATGTCCTTTCCCCTGCCGGTCTTCGATCACGGCCAGGCATCCGCGCGCCTCGCGAGCGCCCAGGCCGAGGCCGCCGAGCGCACGCGGCAGCAACTCACCGCCCAGGCCCAGCGTGACCTGCGGGCACTCACCGCCCAGCGCGACGCGCTCGAGCGCCGGCGCCAGCGGGTGCGCCAGCAGAACCTGCCCCTCGCCTCCACGCTGGTGGAGCGGCTGGACGCCGCGGTGAAGGCGGGAGGCGCCTCGCTGCAGGACCTGCTCTTCGCGCGCCGCACCTATGGCCAGCTCCTCCTCGACGCCGCGGAGCTCGACCTCAACGCCTTCCGCCTCTCGGTGGCGCTCGACCGGGCCCATGCCACCGGCCCCCAGGCCCCCGCCGAGCTGCGCGCGCACTTCTGA
- a CDS encoding transposase has product MSMRKTPNNLVERQLRDLVLGRKNHYGSKSLRGTEVAALFYSLIETARLGGEDPGRYLLRAALAAIDNPGTVTLPSSSD; this is encoded by the coding sequence ATGTCGATGCGGAAGACGCCCAACAACCTGGTGGAGCGCCAGCTGCGCGACCTGGTGCTGGGACGCAAAAACCACTACGGCTCCAAGTCCCTGCGCGGCACCGAGGTAGCCGCCCTCTTCTACTCGCTGATTGAGACGGCTCGTCTGGGCGGTGAGGACCCGGGGCGCTACCTGCTGCGCGCCGCGCTCGCCGCCATCGACAACCCCGGCACCGTCACGCTCCCCTCCAGCTCCGACTGA
- a CDS encoding DUF262 domain-containing protein gives MKIYDEGAESLHEILRAASSDQGATLLVPDLQRPYVWSPSQVTLLVDSLLRGWPFGTLLLWSVHKEDLAGIPSRPFWRIADRTDEFDDAQVSKSNPPAQFRMVLDGQQRLQSLLLAFGGDSWGFRLLDQEWSMVLDAERPKGKNAKRHWSLGHLSLDVWAFRERVKEVGGVGNVDFRDVLSWVVQSPNDGRSTLSRPANYKHPIASALDAENKGRFVRLSRLWDLASTQPGLFEQHFRQKLKPLLSAHDVPKEIIEDVLVPLAELVVTLVSIKQSKVSYLQLSPFDAEVINQDVYNDAIVNIFTRLNTAGRALTRQEITFAWIKTGWDASKTSNRTAGRCFEDLNEALAAAGVSIDIDALVGLVSAMWSVLHRDGALLTATDLLRGEKVRPMAQDLVKNWDILVANAVEGAQLVQDRGFRFGEHYRSLNVLTLLLAWRLLGRWWLEAHPLSVADRDGFEKSLDVAFKDHCDRWILLSQWSGRWVKSTDKAFAEYTKDLATDWSKLAVLASPDDVIGALKTRMDVWIGALQAESSKYIDDLAVLTRNRVHDYYLPLWLWHRLDAQRWKASALPLRESKRGSPSLDVDHIVAVKLWETLPGAQAQAQADADDESALSADDLSTTMNALGNCCLLEKSFNIAKSAESLRAFLERVHEFKTGQLKVDDWTRELGVDAMLVDPSDKPAVDVRLVVEARTTAMKAELKEYLVGTRQRADV, from the coding sequence ATGAAGATCTATGATGAGGGTGCTGAGTCACTACACGAGATCCTGAGAGCCGCCAGTTCCGACCAGGGCGCGACCTTGCTGGTGCCCGACCTCCAGCGCCCGTACGTGTGGAGCCCGAGCCAGGTCACGCTTCTCGTCGACTCTTTACTTCGCGGCTGGCCGTTCGGCACGCTGCTGCTTTGGAGCGTCCATAAGGAGGATCTCGCAGGTATCCCGTCGCGGCCGTTTTGGCGCATCGCTGACCGTACTGACGAGTTTGATGACGCGCAGGTCAGTAAGAGCAACCCACCTGCGCAGTTCCGCATGGTCCTCGACGGCCAGCAACGATTGCAGAGCCTCCTGCTCGCATTCGGTGGCGACAGTTGGGGCTTTCGTCTCCTGGACCAGGAATGGTCGATGGTCCTGGACGCCGAGCGCCCCAAGGGCAAGAACGCGAAGCGCCACTGGTCACTTGGCCACTTGTCTCTCGACGTGTGGGCGTTCCGTGAGCGTGTGAAGGAAGTGGGGGGCGTCGGGAACGTCGACTTCCGCGATGTCTTGTCGTGGGTCGTGCAGAGCCCAAATGACGGGCGTTCCACGCTGTCGCGCCCGGCAAACTACAAGCATCCGATTGCCAGCGCGCTCGACGCCGAGAACAAGGGGCGCTTTGTTCGCCTCAGTCGGCTGTGGGATCTCGCGTCCACGCAGCCCGGACTCTTCGAGCAGCACTTCCGACAGAAACTCAAGCCGCTCCTCAGTGCGCACGACGTCCCCAAGGAAATCATCGAGGACGTGCTCGTGCCGCTTGCCGAACTCGTAGTCACCCTGGTCAGCATCAAGCAATCGAAGGTCTCATATCTTCAACTCTCGCCGTTCGATGCCGAGGTGATCAACCAAGACGTCTACAACGACGCCATCGTCAACATTTTCACGCGACTCAACACCGCTGGTCGCGCGCTTACGCGCCAAGAAATCACCTTCGCGTGGATCAAAACCGGATGGGATGCCAGCAAGACCAGCAACCGCACGGCGGGACGATGCTTCGAAGACCTGAACGAAGCGCTTGCCGCCGCAGGTGTCTCCATCGACATCGACGCGCTCGTTGGTTTGGTGTCCGCCATGTGGTCGGTGCTCCATCGAGACGGCGCCTTGCTCACGGCGACCGACCTTCTTCGCGGCGAAAAAGTGCGGCCAATGGCCCAGGACCTCGTGAAGAACTGGGACATCTTGGTCGCTAACGCCGTGGAAGGTGCGCAGCTCGTCCAAGACCGTGGATTCCGGTTCGGTGAGCACTATCGTTCGCTCAATGTCCTCACGCTACTGCTTGCGTGGCGATTGCTCGGACGTTGGTGGCTTGAGGCGCATCCTTTGTCGGTCGCAGACCGCGATGGGTTTGAGAAGTCCCTTGATGTTGCATTCAAGGACCACTGCGACCGTTGGATTCTGCTGTCGCAATGGTCGGGCCGATGGGTCAAATCGACCGACAAGGCCTTCGCGGAATACACCAAGGACTTGGCCACCGACTGGTCGAAGCTCGCCGTGCTCGCCTCGCCGGACGACGTCATTGGTGCGCTCAAGACTCGCATGGATGTGTGGATTGGAGCGCTACAGGCAGAGTCGTCCAAGTACATCGATGACCTCGCCGTGCTCACGCGCAACCGCGTGCATGATTATTACCTGCCGCTATGGCTCTGGCACCGGCTCGATGCGCAGCGCTGGAAGGCATCTGCCCTTCCGTTGCGTGAGTCGAAGCGCGGCAGCCCGAGTCTCGACGTCGACCACATCGTGGCCGTGAAGCTCTGGGAGACCTTGCCTGGAGCGCAGGCGCAAGCGCAGGCGGACGCCGATGACGAGTCTGCGCTGAGCGCCGACGACCTGTCGACGACGATGAACGCTCTCGGCAACTGCTGCTTGCTTGAGAAGTCCTTCAACATCGCGAAGAGCGCGGAGTCGCTCCGCGCGTTCTTGGAGCGAGTTCACGAGTTCAAGACCGGGCAGCTCAAGGTGGACGACTGGACGAGGGAACTTGGCGTGGACGCGATGTTGGTCGACCCTAGCGACAAGCCTGCGGTCGACGTGCGACTGGTCGTCGAAGCGCGAACCACCGCGATGAAAGCCGAACTCAAGGAATATCTTGTCGGCACGCGGCAGCGCGCCGACGTGTAA
- a CDS encoding pentapeptide repeat-containing protein codes for MGWLENVIFKDQEIEGRRLELTDKNSLYYLSVGLVVRNCTIVLKVSAKNLIINQSSFIGCTFEVKQELKNHQSWVNASLKGCRFTGRLSGCTFGYWPDSASGWEHGAIEDCDFSEARLNGCRFMGCDPSTLRLPGWPHFTVLDPVHRAPELLRVPWPGRHGDVTVGVLNKQPPGTAAVTMFAPIIAKEDESTEEEIRAHIERFDFIRF; via the coding sequence ATGGGATGGCTCGAAAATGTCATCTTCAAGGATCAGGAAATCGAAGGCAGACGGTTGGAGCTGACCGATAAAAACTCGCTCTACTATCTCAGCGTTGGTTTGGTGGTGAGGAATTGCACCATCGTGTTGAAGGTGTCCGCGAAGAACCTGATCATCAATCAGTCGAGTTTCATCGGCTGTACCTTCGAGGTGAAGCAGGAGTTGAAGAATCACCAATCATGGGTGAATGCGTCACTGAAAGGTTGCCGGTTCACGGGGCGTTTGTCGGGGTGTACCTTTGGGTACTGGCCCGACTCCGCGAGCGGATGGGAGCACGGCGCCATCGAGGACTGTGACTTCTCCGAGGCGCGTCTGAATGGCTGTCGCTTCATGGGGTGCGATCCGAGCACCCTGCGCTTGCCTGGGTGGCCCCATTTCACCGTGTTGGATCCGGTCCACCGGGCTCCTGAACTGCTCCGCGTTCCCTGGCCGGGCCGACATGGAGACGTCACCGTGGGCGTGCTCAACAAGCAGCCTCCGGGCACCGCGGCCGTGACGATGTTCGCCCCCATCATCGCCAAGGAGGACGAGTCCACCGAGGAGGAGATCCGGGCTCACATCGAGCGCTTCGACTTCATCCGTTTCTGA